In the genome of Bacteroidota bacterium, one region contains:
- a CDS encoding UDP-3-O-(3-hydroxymyristoyl)glucosamine N-acyltransferase — translation MKFETLLTLKQLAELIHAEFIGNPDFKITGMNEIHMVEPGDLTFVDHPKYYAKALNSAATTILINKRVDCPEGKALLISDDPFRDYVGLAIKFRPFIACDKNISDSAEIGIGTQIQPNTFIGNHVKIGKNCIIHSNVSIYDHSVIGDDVIIHSNTVIGADAYYFQKRKDGFHKMESCGRVIIGNKVEIGALCSIDKGVSGDTIISDGTKMDNHCQVGHDTYIGKNCLIGSQAAIAGVTRIEDDVILWGKVAINKDLIIGKGAVVLATSAVSKSLEGGKTYFGVPAIEARQAWRELAAIRRLPDILENL, via the coding sequence ATGAAATTTGAAACCCTACTGACTTTAAAACAGCTAGCTGAATTAATTCATGCAGAATTTATTGGCAATCCTGATTTTAAGATAACCGGTATGAATGAAATTCATATGGTTGAACCCGGTGATTTGACGTTTGTTGATCATCCAAAATATTACGCAAAAGCTTTAAATTCTGCGGCTACCACAATTCTCATCAATAAAAGAGTTGATTGCCCTGAAGGAAAGGCACTTCTAATTTCAGATGATCCTTTCAGGGATTATGTTGGACTAGCTATTAAATTCAGGCCATTTATCGCATGTGATAAAAATATTAGTGACAGTGCTGAAATAGGAATAGGAACGCAAATCCAGCCCAATACTTTTATCGGTAATCATGTTAAGATTGGAAAAAATTGCATCATCCATTCAAATGTGAGTATTTATGATCATTCTGTTATTGGAGATGATGTAATTATCCATTCCAATACGGTTATAGGTGCCGATGCCTATTATTTCCAAAAGAGGAAAGATGGCTTTCATAAAATGGAATCCTGTGGAAGAGTCATTATCGGGAATAAAGTAGAAATTGGAGCTCTTTGTTCAATCGACAAAGGAGTTTCGGGCGATACCATTATTTCGGATGGGACCAAAATGGATAACCATTGCCAAGTTGGCCATGATACTTATATCGGCAAAAATTGTTTAATTGGCTCACAGGCAGCAATAGCAGGCGTTACCAGAATTGAAGACGATGTTATTTTATGGGGTAAAGTGGCGATTAACAAGGACCTTATTATTGGAAAAGGGGCTGTGGTATTAGCTACGTCGGCTGTCAGTAAATCACTGGAAGGTGGTAAAACTTATTTTGGAGTTCCGGCAATTGAAGCTCGTCAGGCATGGAGAGAATTAGCTGCAATAAGAAGATTACCGGATATTCTGGAGAATCTATAA
- the efp gene encoding elongation factor P, which yields MASTADFKNGLCIEFNGELFTIVEFQHVKPGKGPAFVRTKLKNLKTGKVIPNTFTAGVKINTQRVERRPHQFLYKEGETYHFMNSETFEQTFFNSEIISAPQFLKEGDSVEILYHAETETPLSCDMPAYVDLKVTYTEPGDRGNTATNTFKDATVETGAIVKVPLFINTGERIKVDTRSGEYSERVK from the coding sequence ATGGCTTCAACAGCAGATTTTAAAAACGGCTTATGCATTGAATTCAACGGTGAACTTTTCACCATTGTTGAGTTCCAACATGTAAAACCTGGTAAAGGCCCTGCCTTTGTTCGCACCAAACTCAAGAACCTTAAAACAGGGAAAGTAATTCCCAACACTTTCACTGCCGGTGTTAAAATTAATACTCAACGAGTCGAAAGAAGGCCTCATCAATTTCTTTATAAAGAAGGGGAAACTTATCATTTTATGAATTCCGAAACTTTTGAACAAACTTTTTTCAATTCCGAAATTATTAGTGCTCCGCAATTTCTGAAAGAAGGCGATAGTGTAGAAATATTATATCATGCAGAAACGGAAACTCCACTTTCATGTGACATGCCAGCCTACGTAGATTTAAAAGTTACTTATACCGAACCCGGCGACCGTGGAAATACTGCTACAAATACTTTTAAAGATGCAACCGTTGAAACCGGTGCAATAGTTAAGGTTCCACTTTTTATTAATACCGGAGAAAGAATAAAAGTTGATACCCGGTCTGGTGAGTATTCTGAGCGCGTAAAATAA
- the lpxA gene encoding acyl-ACP--UDP-N-acetylglucosamine O-acyltransferase, translating to MNQPLAYVHPQARIAKNVVIEPFVNIEKNVEIDEGTWIGSNVTIMEGARIGKNCKIFPGAVISAIPQDLKFRGEETTVKIGDNCIIREFVTINRGTKANFETVVGNNCLLMAYVHVAHDCIIGNNVILANAATLAGHIRIDDWAIVGGLAAVHQFVQIGAHSMVSGGGMVRKDVPPYTKGAREPLSYVGVNSIGLRRRGFTNDQINAIQEIYRIIYLRGRNVSQAVSVIEADVPVTPERDEILTFIARSTRGIMKGYTRQPKNDQ from the coding sequence ATGAATCAACCCTTAGCATATGTTCATCCACAGGCCAGAATAGCCAAAAACGTTGTGATTGAACCTTTTGTTAATATTGAAAAAAATGTAGAAATTGACGAAGGTACCTGGATAGGCTCAAATGTAACAATTATGGAAGGTGCTCGCATTGGGAAAAATTGCAAAATTTTTCCCGGGGCCGTAATATCTGCCATTCCTCAAGATTTAAAATTCAGAGGAGAAGAAACCACTGTAAAAATTGGCGATAATTGCATTATTCGAGAATTCGTAACCATTAACCGTGGAACCAAAGCCAATTTCGAAACTGTAGTTGGTAACAATTGTTTGCTGATGGCATATGTTCATGTGGCGCATGATTGTATAATAGGGAATAACGTAATTCTTGCAAATGCCGCTACTCTTGCAGGGCATATCAGAATTGATGATTGGGCAATAGTTGGAGGGTTGGCAGCAGTTCATCAGTTTGTACAAATCGGGGCCCATTCTATGGTTTCAGGCGGAGGTATGGTTCGTAAAGATGTTCCTCCTTATACAAAAGGTGCCCGGGAACCTTTATCATATGTAGGCGTTAACTCGATCGGATTAAGACGAAGGGGATTTACAAATGATCAAATTAATGCTATTCAGGAAATCTATCGAATTATTTATTTAAGAGGAAGAAATGTATCTCAGGCAGTTTCAGTGATTGAAGCAGATGTGCCTGTTACACCTGAAAGAGACGAGATCCTTACTTTCATAGCCCGCTCAACAAGGGGAATTATGAAAGGATATACCAGACAACCTAAAAACGATCAATAA
- a CDS encoding bifunctional UDP-3-O-[3-hydroxymyristoyl] N-acetylglucosamine deacetylase/3-hydroxyacyl-ACP dehydratase: MPDKQRTIKKATTVSGTGLHTGLNATLTFKPAPANFGFKFQRIDLPGSPIIHANIDQVVDTARGTTLEENNAKIYTIEHVLAALTGLRIDNVLIELDKDEIPIMDGSSKYFVEALLEAGIVEQDANREYIVIEKEIIYKNEPSKIEMIALPDDHYNIEVEIDYETEVLGKQFAQLKDISEFQTEFSPCRTFVFLHELEFLLNNNLIKGGDLSNAIVYVNRQVSQEELDRLAELFNKPKVKVKQEGILNNLDLHFKNESARHKLLDVIGDLSLLGKPIKGKILAKRPGHYSNVQFAKLIKEQLSNQKKMNTKPPFDLTKKPVYDVVQIQQILPHRPPFLFVDKVIDMNESQVVGVKNITMNESFFVGHFPGEPVLPGVIQVEAMAQTGGILALSQVKDPENYKTYFLKIDNVKYRHKVIPGDTMVFSLELISPIRRGICHMRGIAYVGETIVMEAEMMALLSKNEDQTKS; this comes from the coding sequence ATGCCTGATAAACAAAGAACTATAAAAAAGGCTACTACGGTATCTGGAACAGGCTTGCATACAGGGTTGAATGCTACCCTGACTTTCAAGCCTGCTCCTGCAAATTTTGGGTTCAAATTTCAACGAATTGATTTGCCCGGTTCACCAATTATACATGCAAATATCGATCAGGTTGTTGATACTGCTCGAGGAACAACTCTTGAAGAAAACAATGCAAAAATCTATACCATTGAGCATGTTTTAGCTGCCCTTACAGGATTAAGGATCGATAATGTACTTATTGAACTTGATAAAGATGAAATTCCAATTATGGATGGCAGTTCAAAATATTTTGTTGAAGCATTATTAGAAGCCGGAATTGTTGAGCAGGATGCAAACCGGGAATACATTGTCATTGAAAAAGAGATTATCTATAAAAATGAACCCAGTAAAATAGAAATGATTGCATTACCTGACGATCATTATAATATAGAGGTAGAAATTGATTATGAAACCGAAGTCCTTGGAAAACAATTCGCACAATTAAAAGATATTTCTGAGTTTCAAACAGAATTTTCGCCTTGCAGAACCTTTGTTTTTCTGCACGAATTAGAATTTTTATTAAATAACAATTTGATTAAAGGTGGCGATCTGAGCAATGCAATTGTTTATGTGAACCGTCAGGTATCGCAAGAAGAACTTGACAGACTAGCCGAGTTATTCAATAAACCCAAAGTAAAAGTGAAGCAAGAAGGTATTTTAAACAATCTTGACCTTCACTTTAAAAATGAATCTGCCCGACACAAACTATTAGATGTTATTGGCGACCTAAGTTTGTTAGGAAAACCAATTAAAGGAAAAATACTTGCTAAGCGACCCGGACATTACTCAAACGTCCAGTTTGCCAAACTAATCAAAGAACAATTAAGTAATCAGAAAAAAATGAATACAAAGCCTCCTTTTGATTTAACCAAAAAACCGGTTTATGATGTGGTTCAAATTCAACAGATTTTACCGCATCGTCCACCATTTTTATTCGTAGATAAAGTGATTGACATGAATGAATCACAGGTGGTAGGAGTTAAAAATATAACCATGAACGAATCATTTTTCGTTGGTCATTTTCCGGGCGAACCGGTTCTTCCCGGAGTTATTCAGGTTGAAGCCATGGCTCAAACAGGCGGCATTCTGGCATTAAGTCAGGTTAAAGATCCTGAGAACTACAAAACTTATTTTTTAAAAATTGACAATGTAAAATATCGGCACAAAGTAATCCCTGGCGATACCATGGTATTTTCCTTGGAACTTATTTCTCCTATCAGAAGAGGAATTTGTCACATGAGAGGCATTGCATATGTTGGTGAAACCATCGTTATGGAAGCGGAGATGATGGCTCTATTATCAAAAAACGAAGATCAAACTAAATCCTGA
- the lpxD gene encoding UDP-3-O-(3-hydroxymyristoyl)glucosamine N-acyltransferase, which produces MEFTAKQIAEILNGKVEGNPDVVVEKLAKIEEGEVGAISFLANPKYTHFIYQTKASIVIVNNDFRAEKEIKTTLIRVEDAYMAFAKLLEAYNKIKLNKTGISTLASISKSVIYGDNCYIGDFVCLGDNVEIGDNVKIYPHSYIGDNVSIGDNTTIFPGVKIYSDNIIGADCTIHGGVVIGADGFGFAPSSDNNYNKIAQIGNVIIENNVEIGSNTTIDRATLGSTIIRKGVKLDNLIQIGHNVEIGENTVIAAQSGVSGSTKIGKNCMIGGQVGIIGHLFIADGVKIAAQSGVAGDIKQENSIVQGSPSFDISTYRKSYIHFRKLSQIVERINNLEKKNNVS; this is translated from the coding sequence ATGGAATTTACCGCAAAGCAAATAGCTGAAATACTGAACGGCAAAGTTGAAGGAAACCCTGATGTGGTTGTTGAAAAGCTAGCTAAAATAGAAGAAGGTGAAGTTGGGGCCATTAGTTTTCTGGCAAATCCAAAATACACACATTTCATTTATCAAACCAAAGCATCAATCGTTATTGTTAATAACGATTTCAGGGCCGAAAAAGAAATTAAAACAACTCTGATTAGGGTAGAAGATGCATATATGGCATTTGCCAAATTACTGGAAGCCTATAATAAGATTAAATTGAATAAAACGGGAATTTCAACTTTGGCGTCCATATCAAAATCCGTTATTTATGGTGACAATTGTTATATTGGTGATTTCGTATGCTTAGGCGATAATGTTGAAATAGGTGATAATGTTAAAATATACCCTCATTCTTATATTGGCGATAATGTATCAATTGGGGATAATACGACCATTTTCCCAGGTGTTAAAATCTATTCCGACAATATCATAGGTGCTGATTGCACAATACATGGAGGAGTAGTAATTGGTGCGGATGGGTTTGGTTTTGCGCCCTCATCGGATAACAATTATAATAAAATAGCCCAGATTGGAAATGTAATTATTGAAAACAATGTTGAAATTGGGTCCAATACAACCATCGACCGTGCCACTTTGGGAAGTACGATTATCCGTAAAGGAGTAAAACTTGATAATCTTATTCAGATCGGGCACAATGTAGAAATTGGTGAAAATACAGTTATTGCAGCACAATCCGGCGTTTCCGGTTCGACAAAAATTGGAAAAAACTGCATGATTGGAGGACAAGTTGGTATCATTGGACATTTATTTATTGCTGATGGTGTAAAAATAGCCGCCCAATCAGGTGTTGCCGGAGATATCAAACAAGAAAATTCCATAGTCCAAGGCTCACCATCCTTTGATATCAGCACTTATAGAAAATCTTACATTCATTTCAGAAAACTATCTCAAATTGTGGAAAGAATAAATAATTTAGAAAAGAAAAATAACGTATCCTAA
- a CDS encoding HD domain-containing protein, producing the protein MKVNLHSPNKRKIFNDPVYGFISIPHDLIFDLIEHPYFQRLRRIRQLGLTHLIYPGALHTRFHHSIGAMHLTCQAIAVLKEKGHQISAEEEIGVKIAILLHDIGHGPYSHTLEHSLVEKLHHEEISEIYMNLLNKEFKGQLELGIRIFKNTYPKKYLHQLVSSQLDMDRLDYLKRDSFFTGVAEGNINADRIIKMLQLVDDELVIEAKGIYSVEKFIIARRLMYWQVYLHKTVLAAEHILMRILKRAKFLTEEGEVLFATSSLSTFLKNNFDKNRFSEDSTAISAYSQLDDFDIMASIKEWTKHKDPILSYLSHCIVNRNLFGIEIQDKEFKYEKIQKIKELVKHQFQLNDEECEYFVITDSTSNSAYNLKAGQINILFKNGDIKDIVTASDLLNKSMLSQPITKYFLCYPKNLMPNKD; encoded by the coding sequence ATAAAAGTGAATTTACACAGCCCGAACAAGAGAAAAATATTCAACGATCCGGTTTATGGATTTATCAGCATCCCTCATGATTTGATTTTTGACCTGATCGAACATCCTTATTTTCAGCGACTGAGAAGAATACGCCAATTAGGTCTCACTCATTTAATTTATCCGGGCGCATTGCATACCCGCTTTCATCATTCGATCGGGGCGATGCATTTGACCTGTCAGGCAATTGCTGTTTTAAAGGAGAAGGGTCATCAAATCAGCGCAGAAGAGGAAATTGGTGTTAAAATTGCCATATTATTGCATGATATTGGGCATGGCCCTTATTCTCATACTCTTGAGCATTCGCTTGTCGAGAAATTGCATCACGAAGAAATTTCAGAAATTTATATGAATCTTTTGAACAAGGAATTCAAAGGTCAGCTTGAGCTTGGGATTCGTATTTTTAAAAATACTTATCCAAAAAAATACCTGCATCAGCTTGTATCGAGCCAACTTGATATGGATCGTTTGGATTACCTTAAGCGAGATAGCTTTTTTACCGGAGTAGCCGAAGGCAACATCAATGCCGACCGCATCATAAAAATGCTTCAACTCGTTGATGATGAATTGGTAATTGAGGCTAAAGGTATTTATTCTGTCGAAAAATTTATCATCGCACGTCGATTGATGTATTGGCAGGTTTATTTGCATAAAACTGTGCTGGCTGCCGAACATATTTTGATGCGTATTTTGAAACGTGCAAAATTTTTAACAGAAGAAGGGGAAGTTCTTTTTGCTACTTCATCCTTAAGTACTTTTCTGAAAAATAATTTTGACAAGAATCGATTCAGTGAGGATTCAACAGCAATATCAGCCTATTCTCAACTTGATGATTTTGATATCATGGCATCAATTAAAGAATGGACAAAACACAAAGATCCGATTCTTTCGTACCTAAGTCATTGTATTGTGAACCGAAACTTATTTGGCATCGAAATTCAAGATAAGGAATTCAAGTATGAGAAAATTCAAAAAATAAAAGAGCTTGTTAAACATCAATTTCAACTAAATGATGAAGAATGCGAATACTTTGTAATAACAGATAGTACAAGTAACTCAGCCTATAATTTGAAAGCCGGGCAGATCAATATATTATTCAAAAACGGAGACATAAAGGATATTGTGACTGCCTCAGATTTATTAAATAAATCAATGCTTTCGCAACCGATAACCAAATATTTTCTGTGTTATCCAAAAAATTTGATGCCGAATAAAGACTGA
- a CDS encoding PglZ domain-containing protein, whose product MNKVKILWVDDEIDLLRSQILFLEQKGYVVSVSNNGDEALDMINEEVFDIIFLDENMPGLSGLETLSAIKGIYPGLPVVMITKSEEESIMDDAIGSQISDYLIKPVNPNQILLSLKKNLDHRKLISEKSTHSYQKEFRDIGVEINNNLDFDQWVDVYKKLTRWELELEKSKDDGIMEVLKMQKDEANQGFTRFIEQNYLDWIQAKSPGRPVLSHTLFKEKLLPLLDEEDPVFLLLIDNLRYDQWKAIQPLIEEFFRVEKDEIYYSILPSTTQYARNAIFAGLMPIDIEKKYPKYWTREEDEGTKNQFEGELLGEQLKRYRKNVRYSYHKILNLTAGRKLVDNLPNLMNNKLNTIVYNFVDMLSHARTDMEIIRELADDEPAYRSLMVTWFKYSTLFDVIKYLSTQKVKLVITTDHGSVKVNNAVKIVGDRETNKNLRYKNGRNLNFESKDVFEMKDPEKGFLPRSNMSSSFAFCKKNDFFAYPNKYNYYANFYKNTFQHGGISIEELLIPFITLIVK is encoded by the coding sequence ATGAATAAAGTAAAGATACTTTGGGTTGATGATGAGATTGATTTGTTGAGATCACAGATCCTGTTTTTAGAACAGAAGGGATATGTGGTGTCTGTTTCGAACAATGGAGATGAGGCTTTGGACATGATCAACGAAGAAGTATTCGACATCATTTTTTTAGATGAAAATATGCCCGGATTATCGGGTCTTGAAACCCTGAGTGCGATAAAAGGTATTTACCCGGGCCTTCCAGTGGTCATGATTACAAAAAGTGAAGAAGAGTCAATCATGGATGATGCCATCGGATCTCAAATTTCTGATTATCTTATCAAGCCCGTAAACCCAAATCAAATCTTACTGTCACTTAAAAAAAATCTGGATCATCGAAAATTAATAAGCGAGAAATCAACTCATTCATATCAAAAAGAGTTCCGTGATATTGGGGTGGAAATTAATAATAATCTTGATTTTGATCAGTGGGTTGATGTTTATAAAAAATTGACCCGTTGGGAATTGGAACTTGAAAAATCAAAGGATGACGGGATCATGGAAGTGTTAAAAATGCAAAAAGATGAAGCCAATCAGGGATTTACGCGCTTTATTGAGCAGAATTATCTAGATTGGATTCAGGCAAAATCGCCTGGTCGACCAGTACTATCGCACACCTTGTTTAAGGAAAAACTTTTACCATTGTTAGATGAAGAAGATCCTGTATTTTTATTACTTATCGATAATTTAAGGTACGATCAATGGAAGGCCATTCAACCCTTGATTGAAGAGTTTTTCAGGGTGGAAAAGGACGAAATTTATTACAGTATTTTGCCTTCGACAACGCAATATGCCAGAAATGCAATTTTTGCCGGACTGATGCCGATTGATATTGAGAAGAAGTACCCAAAATATTGGACCAGAGAAGAGGATGAAGGAACTAAAAATCAATTTGAAGGAGAATTATTAGGTGAGCAACTAAAGAGGTACCGGAAAAATGTGAGATATTCCTATCATAAAATATTAAACCTGACTGCCGGAAGAAAATTAGTTGATAATTTGCCAAATTTGATGAATAATAAATTGAACACCATCGTTTATAATTTCGTTGATATGCTTTCGCATGCCCGAACTGATATGGAAATTATCAGAGAGTTGGCCGATGATGAACCTGCCTACAGATCATTGATGGTAACGTGGTTTAAATATTCTACACTATTCGATGTGATCAAATATCTATCAACTCAAAAAGTTAAACTAGTGATAACCACTGATCATGGTTCAGTAAAGGTTAATAATGCGGTTAAAATAGTTGGAGATAGGGAAACTAATAAAAATTTAAGGTATAAAAATGGCAGAAATCTTAATTTTGAATCAAAGGATGTTTTTGAAATGAAAGATCCGGAGAAAGGATTTTTACCCAGATCAAATATGAGTTCAAGTTTTGCCTTTTGCAAGAAAAATGATTTTTTTGCTTATCCGAATAAGTATAATTATTATGCAAATTTTTATAAAAATACGTTTCAGCATGGTGGGATTTCAATTGAAGAGTTGCTCATCCCGTTTATAACTTTAATTGTAAAGTAA
- the tsaE gene encoding tRNA (adenosine(37)-N6)-threonylcarbamoyltransferase complex ATPase subunit type 1 TsaE — protein sequence MEQLFICRTLDDLQGIAEKMLELFPKDRIFAFEGSMGAGKTTFIKVLCKNLEVLNEVVSPTFAIINEYHSNKVGPIYHFDFYRINNIEEVMDIGYEDYLYSGNYCLMEWPEKIEKLLPENIVYVTIQNLDDRSRSIHVKKK from the coding sequence ATGGAGCAATTGTTTATATGTCGTACACTCGATGATCTTCAGGGTATTGCCGAAAAAATGCTGGAGTTATTTCCTAAGGATCGAATTTTTGCATTCGAAGGAAGCATGGGTGCCGGTAAAACAACTTTCATCAAAGTTTTATGCAAGAATCTGGAAGTTTTGAATGAAGTTGTAAGCCCGACTTTTGCCATCATTAACGAATATCATTCCAATAAAGTCGGGCCCATCTATCATTTCGATTTTTATCGGATTAACAATATTGAAGAGGTAATGGATATCGGCTACGAAGACTACTTGTATAGCGGTAACTATTGCCTGATGGAATGGCCGGAAAAGATAGAAAAACTTTTACCGGAGAATATCGTATATGTTACCATTCAAAATCTGGACGATAGATCCAGAAGTATTCACGTTAAGAAAAAGTAA
- a CDS encoding alanine dehydrogenase translates to MSAEQSGFYKFSHSENLMPQEEKLEIQSESASLIIGLPKEISKTESRICLAPEAVKMLVENGHRVIVEKDAAVSARFSNHNYAEAGADIVERAREVYAADIILKVAPLTIKETDIVKDRQVIFSALHLSNQSQPYFKSLISKKVTAIAFENIKDKSGAYPVTRSMSEIVGNASILLAADYLSNPEYGKGEMLGGFPGIRPTEIVIIGAGTVAENAVRTALGMGAFVKVFDRSIYKLERIQRNLNQRLFTSVLQPKLLESALQTADVVIAAMHSANGRAPFVISEEMVQRMKSGSIIIDVSIDQGGCVETSEITNHLNPVFKKHGVTHYCVPNIASIVPHTASFAFSNFFTPILLKIGEAGGLEKYLMQDYGFCKGIYLLNGIVTNKQVGKNFNLPYQDLDLLMAAFG, encoded by the coding sequence ATGAGTGCTGAGCAAAGTGGGTTCTATAAATTTTCTCATTCCGAAAATCTGATGCCTCAAGAAGAAAAACTTGAAATTCAAAGTGAAAGTGCAAGTTTGATAATTGGGTTGCCTAAGGAAATATCCAAAACAGAAAGTAGAATTTGTTTGGCCCCGGAAGCGGTGAAGATGTTAGTTGAAAATGGTCATCGCGTTATTGTGGAAAAAGATGCTGCAGTATCTGCACGTTTTAGTAATCATAATTACGCTGAGGCAGGAGCAGACATTGTTGAGCGTGCCAGAGAAGTATACGCAGCAGATATAATCCTTAAAGTTGCTCCTTTAACCATAAAAGAAACAGACATTGTAAAAGACAGACAAGTTATCTTTTCAGCACTTCATCTTAGCAATCAAAGCCAACCTTATTTCAAATCCTTGATCAGTAAAAAGGTAACGGCTATTGCTTTTGAAAACATTAAAGATAAATCGGGAGCATATCCTGTAACCCGCTCTATGAGCGAAATAGTTGGCAATGCCTCCATTTTATTAGCGGCTGATTATTTAAGCAACCCTGAATATGGAAAGGGCGAAATGCTTGGAGGTTTTCCTGGAATTCGTCCGACTGAAATTGTTATAATTGGTGCCGGAACTGTTGCCGAAAATGCAGTGAGAACTGCTTTAGGAATGGGTGCATTTGTGAAAGTTTTTGATCGGTCAATTTATAAACTTGAACGTATTCAACGAAATTTAAATCAACGATTGTTTACTTCAGTATTACAACCAAAATTATTAGAATCTGCTTTGCAAACAGCCGACGTTGTTATTGCTGCCATGCATTCTGCAAATGGCAGGGCTCCATTTGTGATTAGCGAAGAAATGGTACAAAGAATGAAATCAGGATCAATCATTATCGATGTGAGCATCGATCAAGGTGGTTGTGTTGAAACATCGGAAATAACAAATCATCTGAATCCTGTTTTTAAAAAACATGGAGTTACGCATTATTGTGTGCCAAATATCGCTTCGATCGTACCTCACACTGCTTCTTTTGCTTTCAGTAATTTCTTTACACCGATTTTGTTGAAAATTGGCGAGGCGGGAGGTTTGGAAAAATATCTCATGCAAGATTATGGCTTTTGTAAAGGAATATATTTGCTCAATGGAATCGTGACCAATAAACAGGTGGGCAAGAACTTTAACCTGCCTTATCAGGATCTCGATTTACTTATGGCAGCATTTGGTTAA
- the aroB gene encoding 3-dehydroquinate synthase: MSQLKMHPIHIDDMDFQNFKEILRSFQNQKIFVLIDENTREFCLPLIQPILNNFKIILIEIKSGEANKTIKTCEFIWEKLLIYQANRNSLLINLGGGVLTDIGGFVAATYKRGINFLNIPTTVLGASDAAIGGKTGVDFKMFKNQIGIFTTPTAVIINADFFKTLPIRHVYSGLAEIIKSALIANKDLWQVLLDKNVLQIMNWDHFLNESVKVKTDIVLRDPFEQGDRKLLNFGHTIGHAIETFSLKYDEDPLLHGEAIALGMICESYISLKKLSLSQAEFDQILEYLFNHYHAYDIDPKSIDDIISLMIQDKKNTDNQINFTLIRKIGEGVTDQFIDTKEIRKALEFYIDYINTTY; the protein is encoded by the coding sequence GTGAGCCAATTAAAAATGCATCCGATCCATATTGATGATATGGATTTTCAAAATTTTAAGGAAATTCTTCGTTCTTTTCAAAATCAGAAAATTTTCGTACTTATCGATGAAAATACGAGGGAGTTTTGTTTACCCTTAATACAACCTATATTAAATAATTTTAAAATTATTTTGATAGAAATTAAAAGTGGTGAAGCCAATAAAACTATTAAAACCTGCGAATTTATTTGGGAGAAGCTATTAATTTATCAGGCTAATCGTAATTCTTTGCTTATTAATTTAGGTGGAGGAGTATTAACTGATATTGGCGGATTTGTAGCTGCAACCTATAAGCGCGGAATTAATTTTCTAAATATTCCTACCACTGTATTGGGTGCCTCAGATGCCGCAATTGGCGGAAAAACCGGAGTTGATTTTAAAATGTTCAAAAATCAAATTGGAATTTTCACAACACCTACAGCTGTAATTATTAATGCTGATTTTTTTAAAACATTACCCATTCGTCATGTCTATTCAGGATTAGCAGAAATTATTAAAAGTGCATTGATCGCAAATAAAGACTTATGGCAGGTTTTATTGGATAAGAATGTATTACAAATTATGAATTGGGATCACTTCCTCAATGAATCAGTTAAAGTCAAAACTGATATTGTTTTAAGGGATCCTTTCGAACAAGGTGATAGAAAGTTGTTGAATTTTGGACATACCATTGGCCATGCCATCGAAACATTTTCATTAAAATACGATGAGGATCCTCTTTTGCATGGAGAGGCAATTGCACTTGGAATGATATGTGAATCCTATATTTCACTTAAAAAACTTTCACTCAGTCAGGCCGAATTTGATCAAATCCTCGAATATCTATTCAACCATTATCATGCATACGATATAGATCCTAAAAGTATCGATGATATTATTTCACTGATGATTCAGGATAAAAAAAATACTGACAACCAAATAAATTTTACTTTAATTCGAAAAATTGGGGAAGGCGTAACTGATCAGTTTATTGATACGAAGGAAATCAGAAAAGCCTTGGAGTTCTATATCGACTACATCAATACTACTTACTAA